Proteins co-encoded in one Populus trichocarpa isolate Nisqually-1 chromosome 10, P.trichocarpa_v4.1, whole genome shotgun sequence genomic window:
- the LOC7464592 gene encoding acetolactate synthase small subunit 1, chloroplastic isoform X3 → MAASVLLLSSRITAQNPSSKLDLDGGFSRKSSGSVHFLRPSIWKNNNAVKVSCAISKDNGNAVSVADSVPTVTRSKMQRHTISVFVGDEIGIINRIAGVFARRGYSIESLAVGLNKDKALFTIVVCGTEKVLRQVVEQLNKLVNVIKVEDISRDPQVERELMLIKLNANPSTRAEIMWLVDIFRAKIVDISEHSLTIEVTGDPGKMAAVQRNLSKFGIKELARTGKIALKRETMGETAPFWGFSAASYPDLDRIPSGVALDRNSTNTFAGNGDLSLNGSNTSSSKSNGLRSHTLSMLVNNCPGVLNILTGVISRRGYNIQSLAVGHAEKEGLSRITTVIPGTDESIGKLVQQLHKSIDFHEVRDITHSPFAERELTLIKIAANSAARRDVLDIARIFRAKAVDFSDHTITLELTGDLNKMVALQRILEPYGICEVARTGRVALVRESGVDSSHLRGFPLPL, encoded by the exons ATGGCGGCTTCTGTTTTACTGCTCTCAAGTCGCATTACAGCTCAAAACCCGTCCTCTAAACTGGATCTTGATGGTGGGTTTTCAAGGAAAAGCTCTGGTTCTGTACATTTTTTAAGGCCCTCTATTTGGAAGAACAACAATGCTGTTAAAGTCTCCTGTGCCATTAGCAAAGATAATGGGAATGCAGTGTCTGTTGCTGATTCTGTGCCTACCGTGACTCGCTCCAA GATGCAACGGCACACAATTTCAGTGTTCGTGGGTGATGAAATTGGTATAATAAACCGGATTGCAGGGGTCTTTGCTAGAAGAGGTTACAGCATCGAATCCCTTGCTGTTGGTTTGAACAAGGATAAGGCTCTCTTTACCATAGTTGTCTGTGGAACTGAAAAAGTCTTGCGGCAAGTTGTAGAACAGCTTAACAAGCTTGTGAATGTCATAAAG GTGGAAGATATCTCCAGGGACCCTCAAGTAGAACGTGAACTGATGCTCATAAAACTCAATGCTAATCCAAGTACTCGTGCTGAG ATCATGTGGTTAGTGGACATCTTCAGAGCCAAAATTGTTGATATCTCAGAACATTCACTTACTATCGAG GTCACTGGTGACCCTGGGAAGATGGCTGCTGTTCAAAGGAATTTAAGCAAGTTTGGAATCAAAGAACTTGCTAGAACTGGAAAG ATTGCTCTGAAACGGGAAACAATGGGCGAGACAGCTCCATTTTGGGGTTTTTCTGCAGCTTCATATCCTGACCTTGACAGGATTCCATCTGGCGTTGCTCTTGATAGGAATTCTACTAACACCTTTGCAGGGAATGGAGACCTATCACTTAATGGCAGCAACACTTCATCCTCGAAG TCGAATGGTCTTCGGTCTCACACTTTGTCTATGCTTGTGAATAACTGTCCCGGAGTTCTCAATATTCTCACCGGGGTTATATCTCGAAGAGGCTATAACATTCAG AGTCTTGCTGTGGGGCATGCTGAAAAAGAGGGACTTTCTCGCATTACTACGGTTATTCCTGGAACAGACGAGTCAATTGGCAAGTTGGTTCAGCAACTTCACAAGTCAATAGATTTTCATGAG GTTCGCGATATTACTCACTCGCCATTTGCAGAACGAGAATTGACTCTGATAAAGATAGCTGCAAATAGTGCTGCTAGGAGGGATGTTCTTGATATTGCTAGAATATTTCGGGCAAAAGCTGTTGACTTCTCTGATCACACAATTACTCTTGAG CTTACAGGAGATCTTAATAAGATGGTTGCTCTGCAGAGAATATTGGAGCCATATGGAATATGTGAG GTGGCACGGACTGGGAGGGTAGCATTGGTGCGAGAGTCAGGCGTGGATTCCTCACACCTCCGTGGATTTCCTCTTCCATTATAA
- the LOC7464592 gene encoding acetolactate synthase small subunit 1, chloroplastic isoform X2 gives MAASVLLLSSRITAQNPSSKLDLDGGFSRKSSGSVHFLRPSIWKNNNAVKVSCAISKDNGNAVSVADSVPTVTRSKMQRHTISVFVGDEIGIINRIAGVFARRGYSIESLAVGLNKDKALFTIVVCGTEKVLRQVVEQLNKLVNVIKVEDISRDPQVERELMLIKLNANPSTRAEVTGDPGKMAAVQRNLSKFGIKELARTGKIALKRETMGETAPFWGFSAASYPDLDRIPSGVALDRNSTNTFAGNGDLSLNGSNTSSSKGDVYAVEPYDDFLANQVLDAHWGVLYDEDSNGLRSHTLSMLVNNCPGVLNILTGVISRRGYNIQSLAVGHAEKEGLSRITTVIPGTDESIGKLVQQLHKSIDFHEVRDITHSPFAERELTLIKIAANSAARRDVLDIARIFRAKAVDFSDHTITLELTGDLNKMVALQRILEPYGICEVARTGRVALVRESGVDSSHLRGFPLPL, from the exons ATGGCGGCTTCTGTTTTACTGCTCTCAAGTCGCATTACAGCTCAAAACCCGTCCTCTAAACTGGATCTTGATGGTGGGTTTTCAAGGAAAAGCTCTGGTTCTGTACATTTTTTAAGGCCCTCTATTTGGAAGAACAACAATGCTGTTAAAGTCTCCTGTGCCATTAGCAAAGATAATGGGAATGCAGTGTCTGTTGCTGATTCTGTGCCTACCGTGACTCGCTCCAA GATGCAACGGCACACAATTTCAGTGTTCGTGGGTGATGAAATTGGTATAATAAACCGGATTGCAGGGGTCTTTGCTAGAAGAGGTTACAGCATCGAATCCCTTGCTGTTGGTTTGAACAAGGATAAGGCTCTCTTTACCATAGTTGTCTGTGGAACTGAAAAAGTCTTGCGGCAAGTTGTAGAACAGCTTAACAAGCTTGTGAATGTCATAAAG GTGGAAGATATCTCCAGGGACCCTCAAGTAGAACGTGAACTGATGCTCATAAAACTCAATGCTAATCCAAGTACTCGTGCTGAG GTCACTGGTGACCCTGGGAAGATGGCTGCTGTTCAAAGGAATTTAAGCAAGTTTGGAATCAAAGAACTTGCTAGAACTGGAAAG ATTGCTCTGAAACGGGAAACAATGGGCGAGACAGCTCCATTTTGGGGTTTTTCTGCAGCTTCATATCCTGACCTTGACAGGATTCCATCTGGCGTTGCTCTTGATAGGAATTCTACTAACACCTTTGCAGGGAATGGAGACCTATCACTTAATGGCAGCAACACTTCATCCTCGAAG gGTGATGTCTATGCCGTGGAGCCTTACGATGATTTCTTGGCAAATCAAGTTCTTGATGCTCACTGGGGTGTACTTTATGACGAAGAT TCGAATGGTCTTCGGTCTCACACTTTGTCTATGCTTGTGAATAACTGTCCCGGAGTTCTCAATATTCTCACCGGGGTTATATCTCGAAGAGGCTATAACATTCAG AGTCTTGCTGTGGGGCATGCTGAAAAAGAGGGACTTTCTCGCATTACTACGGTTATTCCTGGAACAGACGAGTCAATTGGCAAGTTGGTTCAGCAACTTCACAAGTCAATAGATTTTCATGAG GTTCGCGATATTACTCACTCGCCATTTGCAGAACGAGAATTGACTCTGATAAAGATAGCTGCAAATAGTGCTGCTAGGAGGGATGTTCTTGATATTGCTAGAATATTTCGGGCAAAAGCTGTTGACTTCTCTGATCACACAATTACTCTTGAG CTTACAGGAGATCTTAATAAGATGGTTGCTCTGCAGAGAATATTGGAGCCATATGGAATATGTGAG GTGGCACGGACTGGGAGGGTAGCATTGGTGCGAGAGTCAGGCGTGGATTCCTCACACCTCCGTGGATTTCCTCTTCCATTATAA
- the LOC7464592 gene encoding acetolactate synthase small subunit 1, chloroplastic isoform X4, translating into MAASVLLLSSRITAQNPSSKLDLDGGFSRKSSGSVHFLRPSIWKNNNAVKVSCAISKDNGNAVSVADSVPTVTRSKMQRHTISVFVGDEIGIINRIAGVFARRGYSIESLAVGLNKDKALFTIVVCGTEKVLRQVVEQLNKLVNVIKVEDISRDPQVERELMLIKLNANPSTRAEIMWLVDIFRAKIVDISEHSLTIEVTGDPGKMAAVQRNLSKFGIKELARTGKIALKRETMGETAPFWGFSAASYPDLDRIPSGVALDRNSTNTFAGNGDLSLNGSNTSSSKGDVYAVEPYDDFLANQVLDAHWGVLYDEDSNGLRSHTLSMLVNNCPGVLNILTGVISRRGYNIQFFELKPLRVLLWGMLKKRDFLALLRLFLEQTSQLASWFSNFTSQ; encoded by the exons ATGGCGGCTTCTGTTTTACTGCTCTCAAGTCGCATTACAGCTCAAAACCCGTCCTCTAAACTGGATCTTGATGGTGGGTTTTCAAGGAAAAGCTCTGGTTCTGTACATTTTTTAAGGCCCTCTATTTGGAAGAACAACAATGCTGTTAAAGTCTCCTGTGCCATTAGCAAAGATAATGGGAATGCAGTGTCTGTTGCTGATTCTGTGCCTACCGTGACTCGCTCCAA GATGCAACGGCACACAATTTCAGTGTTCGTGGGTGATGAAATTGGTATAATAAACCGGATTGCAGGGGTCTTTGCTAGAAGAGGTTACAGCATCGAATCCCTTGCTGTTGGTTTGAACAAGGATAAGGCTCTCTTTACCATAGTTGTCTGTGGAACTGAAAAAGTCTTGCGGCAAGTTGTAGAACAGCTTAACAAGCTTGTGAATGTCATAAAG GTGGAAGATATCTCCAGGGACCCTCAAGTAGAACGTGAACTGATGCTCATAAAACTCAATGCTAATCCAAGTACTCGTGCTGAG ATCATGTGGTTAGTGGACATCTTCAGAGCCAAAATTGTTGATATCTCAGAACATTCACTTACTATCGAG GTCACTGGTGACCCTGGGAAGATGGCTGCTGTTCAAAGGAATTTAAGCAAGTTTGGAATCAAAGAACTTGCTAGAACTGGAAAG ATTGCTCTGAAACGGGAAACAATGGGCGAGACAGCTCCATTTTGGGGTTTTTCTGCAGCTTCATATCCTGACCTTGACAGGATTCCATCTGGCGTTGCTCTTGATAGGAATTCTACTAACACCTTTGCAGGGAATGGAGACCTATCACTTAATGGCAGCAACACTTCATCCTCGAAG gGTGATGTCTATGCCGTGGAGCCTTACGATGATTTCTTGGCAAATCAAGTTCTTGATGCTCACTGGGGTGTACTTTATGACGAAGAT TCGAATGGTCTTCGGTCTCACACTTTGTCTATGCTTGTGAATAACTGTCCCGGAGTTCTCAATATTCTCACCGGGGTTATATCTCGAAGAGGCTATAACATTCAG TTCTTTGAACTTAAACCTCTCAGAGTCTTGCTGTGGGGCATGCTGAAAAAGAGGGACTTTCTCGCATTACTACGGTTATTCCTGGAACAGACGAGTCAATTGGCAAGTTGGTTCAGCAACTTCACAAGTCAATAG
- the LOC7464592 gene encoding acetolactate synthase small subunit 1, chloroplastic isoform X1 has product MAASVLLLSSRITAQNPSSKLDLDGGFSRKSSGSVHFLRPSIWKNNNAVKVSCAISKDNGNAVSVADSVPTVTRSKMQRHTISVFVGDEIGIINRIAGVFARRGYSIESLAVGLNKDKALFTIVVCGTEKVLRQVVEQLNKLVNVIKVEDISRDPQVERELMLIKLNANPSTRAEIMWLVDIFRAKIVDISEHSLTIEVTGDPGKMAAVQRNLSKFGIKELARTGKIALKRETMGETAPFWGFSAASYPDLDRIPSGVALDRNSTNTFAGNGDLSLNGSNTSSSKGDVYAVEPYDDFLANQVLDAHWGVLYDEDSNGLRSHTLSMLVNNCPGVLNILTGVISRRGYNIQSLAVGHAEKEGLSRITTVIPGTDESIGKLVQQLHKSIDFHEVRDITHSPFAERELTLIKIAANSAARRDVLDIARIFRAKAVDFSDHTITLELTGDLNKMVALQRILEPYGICEVARTGRVALVRESGVDSSHLRGFPLPL; this is encoded by the exons ATGGCGGCTTCTGTTTTACTGCTCTCAAGTCGCATTACAGCTCAAAACCCGTCCTCTAAACTGGATCTTGATGGTGGGTTTTCAAGGAAAAGCTCTGGTTCTGTACATTTTTTAAGGCCCTCTATTTGGAAGAACAACAATGCTGTTAAAGTCTCCTGTGCCATTAGCAAAGATAATGGGAATGCAGTGTCTGTTGCTGATTCTGTGCCTACCGTGACTCGCTCCAA GATGCAACGGCACACAATTTCAGTGTTCGTGGGTGATGAAATTGGTATAATAAACCGGATTGCAGGGGTCTTTGCTAGAAGAGGTTACAGCATCGAATCCCTTGCTGTTGGTTTGAACAAGGATAAGGCTCTCTTTACCATAGTTGTCTGTGGAACTGAAAAAGTCTTGCGGCAAGTTGTAGAACAGCTTAACAAGCTTGTGAATGTCATAAAG GTGGAAGATATCTCCAGGGACCCTCAAGTAGAACGTGAACTGATGCTCATAAAACTCAATGCTAATCCAAGTACTCGTGCTGAG ATCATGTGGTTAGTGGACATCTTCAGAGCCAAAATTGTTGATATCTCAGAACATTCACTTACTATCGAG GTCACTGGTGACCCTGGGAAGATGGCTGCTGTTCAAAGGAATTTAAGCAAGTTTGGAATCAAAGAACTTGCTAGAACTGGAAAG ATTGCTCTGAAACGGGAAACAATGGGCGAGACAGCTCCATTTTGGGGTTTTTCTGCAGCTTCATATCCTGACCTTGACAGGATTCCATCTGGCGTTGCTCTTGATAGGAATTCTACTAACACCTTTGCAGGGAATGGAGACCTATCACTTAATGGCAGCAACACTTCATCCTCGAAG gGTGATGTCTATGCCGTGGAGCCTTACGATGATTTCTTGGCAAATCAAGTTCTTGATGCTCACTGGGGTGTACTTTATGACGAAGAT TCGAATGGTCTTCGGTCTCACACTTTGTCTATGCTTGTGAATAACTGTCCCGGAGTTCTCAATATTCTCACCGGGGTTATATCTCGAAGAGGCTATAACATTCAG AGTCTTGCTGTGGGGCATGCTGAAAAAGAGGGACTTTCTCGCATTACTACGGTTATTCCTGGAACAGACGAGTCAATTGGCAAGTTGGTTCAGCAACTTCACAAGTCAATAGATTTTCATGAG GTTCGCGATATTACTCACTCGCCATTTGCAGAACGAGAATTGACTCTGATAAAGATAGCTGCAAATAGTGCTGCTAGGAGGGATGTTCTTGATATTGCTAGAATATTTCGGGCAAAAGCTGTTGACTTCTCTGATCACACAATTACTCTTGAG CTTACAGGAGATCTTAATAAGATGGTTGCTCTGCAGAGAATATTGGAGCCATATGGAATATGTGAG GTGGCACGGACTGGGAGGGTAGCATTGGTGCGAGAGTCAGGCGTGGATTCCTCACACCTCCGTGGATTTCCTCTTCCATTATAA